A stretch of Limanda limanda chromosome 7, fLimLim1.1, whole genome shotgun sequence DNA encodes these proteins:
- the ada gene encoding adenosine deaminase, with the protein MAEHAPEQVVFNKPKVELHVHLDGAIRVQTLLDVAKRRGISLPANTVEELRSRIILLEPATLTKFLGKFAEYMHVVAGDRDAIKRIAYEFVEDKAKEGVIYVEVRYSPHFLANTKVDPLPWDQEEGDLSPDEVVRQVNEGLSEGERAFNIKARSILCCMRHMPSWSMDVVELCKKYRHEGVVAIDLAGDESLNCEANPDHRKAYEEAERCGIHRTVHAGEVGPASVVKEAVEVLKAERVGHGYRTLEDQVLYKQLLAQDMHFEVCPVSSKLTGACDPDFSKHPVVTFRKDKANYSLNTDDPLIFNSTLHLDYSTALQHMGFTEEEFKRLNIKSAESSFLPEEEKKELLHKLYEAYGMIQSTSF; encoded by the exons GAGACGCGGCATCAGTCTCCCTGCAAACACCGTCGAGGAGCTGAGGTCGAGGATCATTCTGCTAGAACCCGCCACCCTCACCAAGTTCCTGGGCAAGTTTGCAGAGTACATGCACGTGGTTGC TGGGGACAGAGACGCCATAAAGAGGATCGCCTACGAGTTTGTTGAGGACAAAGCGAAAGAGGGAGTGATTTACGTGGAGGTCAGATACAGCCCACATTTTCTGGCCAACACGAAAGTGGATCCTTTGCCATGGGACCAGGAAGA AGGCGACCTGAGTCCGGACGAGGTGGTCCGGCAGGTGAACGAGGGGCTCAGCGAGGGGGAGAGGGCGTTCAACATCAAGGCCAGGTCCATCCTGTGCTGCATGCGCCACATGCCAA GCTGGTCCATGGACGTGGTCGAGCTGTGTAAGAAGTATCGCCACGAGGGCGTGGTCGCCATCGACCTGGCCGGTGATGAGTCACTGAACTGCGAAGCCAACCCCGACCACAGGAAGGCCTATGAG GAGGCCGAGCGCTGTGGGATCCACAGGACGGTGCACGCGGGCGAGGTGGGGCCGGCCTCGGTGGTGAAGGAG GCGGTGGAGGTTCTGAAAGCCGAACGCGTGGGACACGGCTACAGAACCCTGGAGGATCAGGTCCTGTACAAACAACTGCTCGCTCAAGACATGCACTTCGAG GTGTGTCCTGTTTCCAGTAAACTCACCGGTGCCTGCGACCCGGACTTCAGCAAACATCCTGTGGTCAC GTTCAGGAAGGACAAGGCCAACTACTCCCTGAACACCGACGACCCCCTGATCTTCAACTCCACCCTGCACCTGGACTACAGCACCGCGCTGCAGCACATGGGATTCACCGAGGAGGAATTCAAAAGACTG AACATCAAGTCTGCGGAGTCGTCCTTCCtgcctgaggaggagaagaaagagctcCTCCACAAACTTTACGAGGCCTATGGGATGATACAGAGCACCTCCTTCTAA
- the pkig gene encoding cAMP-dependent protein kinase inhibitor gamma → MMDVETSYSDFINCDRTGRRNAVPDIEGEEKSTASTSELSKDLAGMDLKAAEGDPGAAPAPEAEGATSQDAQGSGGPS, encoded by the exons atgatggacgtGGAGACGTCGTACTCGGACTTCATCAACTGCGATCGCACAGGCCGCAGGAACGCAGTGCCCGACATCGAAGGGGAGGAGAAATCCACGGCCAGCACCAGTGAACTGAGCAAGGACCTGGCTGGGATGGACCTGAAGGCCGCAG AAGGAGACCCGGGGGCCGCCCCAGCCCCTGAGGCCGAGGGCGCCACCAGCCAAGATGCCCAGGGAAGCGGAGGCCCGTCCtag